A single region of the Corticium candelabrum chromosome 15, ooCorCand1.1, whole genome shotgun sequence genome encodes:
- the LOC134191576 gene encoding uncharacterized protein K02A2.6-like — protein sequence MKQLRTVIEQGWPQTKQELHPLVVPYFQIRDELLVQNDVIFKGERIVIPSELRHMMLEKIHYAHLGINGCIRRAKECLFWPGMTAAIRDYVERCETCRLFDHKQHKETLMSHEIPSRPCSKVGSDLFEVKDHHYLVLVDYYSSFTEVERLTTTNTTAVIRAMKKQFARYGVPDTLITDRGPQYTSNEFQDFAKAWEFQHNMSSPGHHQSNGKAEMLLK from the coding sequence ATGAAACAGCTAAGAACAGTAATTGAACAAGGATGgccacaaacaaaacaagaacTACACCCCTTGGTGGTACCATACTTTCAGATAAGAGATGAGCTATTAGTGCAGAATGATGTCATTTTTAAAGGAGAAAGAATTGTCATTCCTTCAGAACTGCGACACATGATGTTAGAAAAAATACACTATGCCCATTTAGGAATCAATGGTTGCATAAGGAGAGCAAAGGAGTGTTTGTTTTGGCCAGGCATGACAGCAGCAATAAGGGACTATGTAGAGCGATGTGAGACATGCAGACTGTTTGATCATAAACAGCATAAAGAAACTCTCATGTCCCATGAAATTCCATCGCGACCTTGTTCAAAAGTCGGCAGTGATTTGTTTGAAGTGAAGGATCATCATTATTTAGTCTTAGTGGACTATTACAGTTCCTTCACTGAAGTTGAAAGacttacaacaacaaacacaacagcagtCATCAGGGCCATGAAAAAGCAATTTGCCCGATATGGAGTACCAGACACTTTGATCACAGATCGTGGACCACAATACACCTCAAATGAATTTCAGGATTTTGCCAAAGCATGGGAatttcaacacaacatgtCTAGTCCTGGACATCATCAAAGTAACGGGAAAGCGGAAATGCTGTTAAAATAG
- the LOC134191617 gene encoding uncharacterized protein LOC134191617 — protein MANIQRNRMKQAQIYDKTAKDLRELQPEDMVMIEPFGYGKQWQKATVTKQIGPRSYEVETTKGTKLIRNRKHLRQMKQNTVKNQQKLSQVTGKGMTGVDLPMTRTPSQERKQQQQASSKQTQRSSGRITKMPAYLADYKLC, from the coding sequence ATGGCCAATATACAAAGGAACAGAATGAAACAGGCACAAATCTATGACAAGACGGCCAAGGACTTGAGAGAGCTGCAACCAGAAGATATGGTGATGATTGAACCTTTTGGTTATGGCAAACAGTGGCAAAAGGCAACAGTGACAAAACAAATAGGACCAAGATCATATGAAGTAGAGACAACAAAAGGTACCAAATTGAtcagaaacagaaaacatcTGAGACAAATGAAACAGAACACAGTCAAAAATCAGCAGAAGCTGAGCCAAGTGACTGGTAAAGGCATGACAGGAGTAGACTTGCCAATGACAAGAACACCAAgtcaagaaagaaaacaacagcagcaagcCAGTTCAAAGCAGACTCAAAGAAGTAGTGGTAGAATAACTAAAATGCCAGCATATTTAGCAGATTATAAGCTGTGCTAG
- the LOC134191337 gene encoding muscle, skeletal receptor tyrosine-protein kinase-like codes for MRSTAVLSLYTALLWTNAILQGTSTATSSGDFDQNTTTQSSTNLDNYTLLYSNTTEPPTAAQTNSSKIPAKTSRSPTVSTTTANKTAINMTLSTTKPLRSTMASTKASTKSKVDKASSTGSAAAKPTATSTTSANSQKPLTVRSGGTCELYNGGSICQPYRANETVFVDPDPQYSQDKMTVFLRYLLDQLSSSALSSSPEWSPCYGQILEGLCRYFFPNCSTTSSGTIQRALICRESCDEVFLDQSRPCTNVFLKAAGASIFFARSKNFLPAHVDSREFGCLSEVLPSQKESNYTCMAVLALSESQTVVATTEKSNVITTCGGTAPPGSHCVFPFLYRGITYTECTTVNSYQTWKPWCSTEPGDYDLLRQWGMCDCSDDIMGVPDGRCEIHKGGSVCDSFRKGQSVFVDSRYNQSYLDRIALQPINSSLWKVTDNEACRSKALSVLCHIVYPDCVAVPNVGAFPAFLCKETCLDLISTLSSCSQPILNFLNIFTSVFMENKLNPVHVYVAVPECGTLLTEEEANGTCMQIDSSGSSVSNPKSEDSSGTNTAVIVYIVVPILAGITLLVLMILLICYKKRSYKKSTLSVNSGYVAATEILSFEKFEKSATNKRPNKVSVQELLLMRSSQFNSGEYDCSNIPDFPIDKIKYVKNLGEGAFGQVFMGMADLDCSGREIPIAAKVLKQGSGEEVREDFEKELYIMSQLNHRNILQLLAKYIAEEPFCMIFEFMELGDLNNFIRLSKIGKTRHLPDDSMSQLGQDTSSEFKPFTVTVADMCNAIKQVCCGLAYLSKRRFVHRDIATRNCLVGKDLVTKIADFGLSHSVYTTDYYRATGGSLLPIRWMAPESIIYGVFTEKSDVWSFGVLMWEIFTLGKQPYYGWSNEDVITRVRNGTTLPSPDDFCPADMCSFMKQCWIQDPQQRPDAQSLLESLEAMKQTE; via the exons ATGAGAAGCACCGCGGTGTTGTCGCTCTATACCGCACTACTATGGACAAACGCAATACTTCAAGGTACAAGTACAGCGACCTCTAGTGGCGATTTCGACCAAAATACAACAACGCAAAGCAGTACAAACCTAGACAATTACACTTTACTCTACAGCAACACGACCGAGCCACCGACCGCTGCTCAGACAAATTCATCCAAAATACCAGCGAAAACATCACGAAGTCCAACAGTATCAACAACGACAGCAAATAAAACAGCGATAAACATGACCCTAAGTACGACAAAACCACTTAGATCAACTATGGCAAGTACGAAAGCATCGACAAAAAGCAAAGTCGACAAAGCATCATCGACTGGTTCAGCTGCCGCTAAACCCACAGCTACTTCTACAACATCAGCAAACTCTCAAAAGCCTTTGACGGTCAGATCAGGAGGAACGTGTGAGTTGTACAATGGTGGTAGCATTTGCCAGCCTTATAGAGCAAACGAGACCGTTTTCGTCGACCCCGACCCTCAATACTCGCAAGACAAAATGACAGTATTCCTACGTTATTTGCTCGACCAGTTGAGTTCTAGTGCTCTGAGTTCGAGTCCGGAATGGTCACCGTGTTATGGTCAAATACTCGAAGGATTATGTCGTTACTTCTTCCCAAACTGCTCAACCACGTCGTCAGGTACAATTCAGAGAGCACTCATCTGCAGAGAGAGCTGCGACGAAGTGTTTCTAGACCAGAGCCGTCCGTGTACCAACGTCTTCCTTAAGGCCGCAGGAGCGTCCATCTTCTTTGCACGAAGTAAAAACTTCCTACCAGCTCACGTCGACTCGCGCGAGTTTGGATGTTTAAGTGAAGTACTTCCAAGCCAAAAAGAATCCAACTATACTTGCATGGCAGTGCTTGCCTTGTCAG AGTCTCAAACGGTTGTAGCAACCACCGAAAAGTCTAACGTTATAACTACATGTGGTGGTACCGCACCGCCGGGCTCACATTGCGTCTTCCCTTTCCTCTACCGTGGGATCACTTACACCGAATGCACCACAGTTAACAGCTACCAAACGTGGAAACCATGGTGTTCGACAGAACCCGGAGATTATGATCTGCTCAGACAATGGGGAATGTGCGATTGCTCCG ATGATATCATGGGAGTACCAGACGGTAGGTGTGAGATACACAAAGGTGGAAGCGTGTGTGATTCCTTTAGAAAAGGACAATCGGTATTCGTCGATTCGAGATACAATCAGAGCTACCTCGACCGGATTGCGCTGCAACCAATCAATTCCTCTTTGTGGAAAGTGACGGACAACGAAGCTTGTCGATCCAAAGCTCTCAGCGTACTCTGCCACATCGTGTACCCCGACTGTGTAGCAGTCCCAAACGTCGGCGCATTTCCTGCGTTTTTATGTAAAGAAACGTGTCttgatttgatatcaacattgaGCAGCTGCAGTCAACCAATTCTAAACTTTCTGAACATCTTCACGTCAGTGTTTATGGAAAATAAACTCAATCCAGTACACGTGTACGTGGCCGTGCCTGAATGTGGCACTCTACTGACTGAGGAAGAGGCAAACggaacatgcatgcaaattgATAGCA GTGGCAGCTCTGTCTCCAATCCAAAGAGTGAAGACTCGTCTGGCACCAACACCGCTGTAATCGTATATATAGTGGTTCCTATTCTAGCAGGAATCACTCTTCTAGTTCTCATGATCTTGCTTATCTGCTACAAAAAGAGATCATATAAAAAAAGTACATTGTCCGTAAACTCTGGCTATGTTGCAGCTACAGAAATCTTGTCATTCgaaaaatttgaaaaaagCGCGACGAACAAGCGACCAAACAAAGTTTCTGTCCAAGAGTTGCTTCTCATGCGCTCATCACAGTTTAATTCAGGAGAATATGATTGTTCAAATATACCAGATTTCCCTATTGATAAAATCAAATACGTAAAGAATCTTGGTGAGGGAGCCTTCGGCCAG GTTTTCATGGGAATGGCAGACCTAGACTGTTCGGGTAGAGAGATTCCTATTGCTGCTAAAGTTCTGAAACAGGGAAGTGGTGAAGAAGTGAGAGAAGACTTCGAGAAGGAATTGTACATCATGTCACAACTAAATCACCGAAACATTCTGCAACTGCTGGCTAAGTACATCGCAGAAGAGCCGTTTTGCATGATATTCGAGTTTATGGAGCTTGGCGACTTGAACAATTTCATAAGACTGTCAAAAATAGGAAAAACCAGACATCTGCCAGATGACAGTATGTCACAGCTTGGTCAAGACACTTCTAGTGAATTCAAACCATTCACTGTGACAGTTGCTGACATGTGCAATGCAATTAAACAGGTATGTTGTGGATTGGCATACTTGAGCAAACGCAGATTTGTTCATCGAGATATAGCAACCAGAAATTGCTTGGTGGGAAAAGATCTAGTGACAAAGATAGCAGACTTTGGACTTTCTCACAGTGTATACACTACAGATTACTATCG GGCAACAGGAGGCTCTCTGTTACCTATTCGATGGATGGCTCCAGAAAGCATTATCTATGGTGTGTTCACCGAAAAGTCTGACGTATGGTCATTTGGAGTATTGATGTGGGAAATATTTACTCTTGGAAAGCAGCCGTATTATGGATGGTCTAATGAAGATGTGATCACTCGAGTTAGAAATGGCACAACTCTGCCCTCACCTGATGACTTTTGCCCTGCTGACATGTGCTCATTCATGAAGCAATGTTGGATCCAAGACCCACAACAGCGACCAGATGCGCAAAGTTTATTGGAAAGTTTGGAAGCAATGAAACAAACTgaataa
- the LOC134191574 gene encoding muscle, skeletal receptor tyrosine protein kinase-like → MNTAPFTYLFVAAICTIMKLNATQDDMAETSTSATNISETSLTSLPVILNAANRSNLSPGLAYEDYTLNHSVSSRFSITTCGGTANGSRCVFPFVVRGIVYNECTQVNEFQYWRHWCATEPGEFARHKKWGFCNCSGIAIGHPGQLDATCEAYNGSLACKPFRSNRTVFVDNKFSQQVLGKHGMDSLKQALLDSDEKDKDRCLTPMIKTICQIVFPDCIDTHAQYSVYPKPLCKENCDQFQHGNCSDYFIPQCDVLPSTKDMPSSCTDIRIDLGYHISKTAISTDAINQSSKSVIQTIGIVVGIVVPLLVVAAVMIQVIRKRQKQSNNSASNASYTVNSNSLMLSAPNSLSSSMTVKDAVESCCKEQNLESMHWQSGTTATTNLREYPLEKIKYVKELGEGQFGKVFMGIIEDFNTSDGHPLPVAVKLLKPSSSDRMKHDFYKELYVISNLCHSNIINLLATYVNDNIYCMVFEYMCHGDLSQFLQSSQIGEVEQIMEVNATVKISCGLSYLAEEKFVHRDIATRNCLVGNSITIKIADFGLSRDVYTSDYYRVAGQALLPIRWMSPESILYGKFTPKTDIWAFGVLMWEVFTLGKKPYYGQSNQEVIQYVMGGGRLPPPDDYCPSSIRKVMELCWQQNAEERPKAQDLPNMLQI, encoded by the exons ATGAATACAG CCCCCTTCACATAcctgtttgttgctgcaaTCTGCACAATAATGAAACTCAATGCAACACAAGACGACATGGCAGAAACATCTACATCTGCAACAAACATAAGTGAAACAAGTCTAACTTCACTCCCTGTAATATTAAATGCTGCTAACCGCTCAAACCTTTCACCAGGTCTTGCATATGAAGACTACACTTTAAATCACTCAGTGTCAAGTCGTTTCTCAATTACGACATGTGGTGGGACTGCAAATGGATCACGTTGTGTTTTCCCATTTGTAGTCCGTGGAATAGTATACAATGAGTGTACTCAAGTTAATGAATTTCAATATTGGAGGCACTGGTGTGCTACAGAGCCAGGAGAATTTGCCCGGCACAAGAAATGGGGATTCTGTAACTGTTCAG GTATAGCTATAGGTCACCCAGGCCAGCTGGATGCAACTTGTGAAGCATACAATGGCAGTCTTGCCTGTAAACCATTTAGAAGCAACCGTACAGTATTTGTTGACAACAAGTTCAGTCAACAAGTCCTTGGAAAACATGGCATGGATTCTCTAAAACAAGCATTATTAGACAGTGATGAAAAAGACAAAGATAGATGCCTGACACCCATGATAAAGACAATATGCCAAATAGTGTTTCCCGACTGTATAGATACGCATGCTCAGTACAGTGTCTACCCAAAGCCACTTTGCAAGGAGAACTGTGACCAGTTTCAACATGGAAACTGTTCTGATTATTTT ATCCCACAATGTGATGTACTTCCCAGTACAAAAGATATGCCTTCTTCTTGTACAGATATTAGAATAGACCTGGGGTACCACATATCAAAAACAGCCATTTCTACAGATGCCATAAACCAAAGTTCAAAATCTGTGATTCAAACAATAGGCATAGTGGTAGGTATAGTCGTACCATTGTTAGTTGTAGCAGCTGTGATGATCCAGGTTATTCGAAAACGACAAAAGCAATCAAATAACTCTGCCTCAAATGCTTCATACACAGTCAACAGCAACTCCCTCATGCTTTCAGCTCCCAACTCATTATCTTCATCTATGACAGTCAAAGATGCAGTAGAGTCATGTTGTAAAGAACAGAATTTGGAAAGCATGCATTGGCAAAGTggcacaactgcaacaactaaTCTCAGAGAATATCCACttgaaaaaattaaatatgTTAAAGAACTAGGTGAAGGACAATTTGGCAAG GTTTTCATGGGCATCATTGAAGATTTCAATACATCTGATGGTCATCCACTGCCAGTTGCTGTCAAATTGTTAAAACCAAGTTCATCTGACAGAATGAAACATGACTTCTATAAAGAGCTGTATGTCATATCCAATCTCTGTCATTCCAATATCATCAATCTGCTTGCCACATACGTTAATGATAACATCTACTGCATGGTGTTTGAGTACATGTGTCACGGTGACTTAAGTCAGTTCTTGCAATCTTCACAAATAGGAGAAGTTGAACAAATTATGGAAGTAAATGCAACAGTCAAAA TTAGCTGTGGCTTGTCATACCTGGCAGAAGAAAAGTTCGTTCATCGAGACATTGCAACACGCAACTGCCTTGTAGGTAACTCGATAACAATAAAGATTGCAGACTTTGGTTTATCTCGAGATGTCTACACATCTGACTACTACAG AGTTGCTGGTCAAGCTCTTCTTCCAATCCGCTGGATGTCACCAGAAAGCATTTTGTATGGCAAATTTACTCCTAAAACCGACATTTGGGCATTTGGAGTACTTATGTGGGAAGTCTTTACTTTGGGGAAAAAGCCTTACTATGGCCAGTCAAATCAAGAGGTCATTCAGTATGTGATGGGTGGTGGTAGACTTCCTCCTCCTGATGACTACTGTCCTTCTTCAATCCGAAAAGTCATGGAACTATGTTGGCAGCAAAATGCTGAAGAACGGCCCAAAGCACAAGACTTGCCTAACATGTTGCAGATATAG